One genomic region from Sander lucioperca isolate FBNREF2018 chromosome 3, SLUC_FBN_1.2, whole genome shotgun sequence encodes:
- the tradd gene encoding tumor necrosis factor receptor type 1-associated DEATH domain protein, whose protein sequence is MADKTVDGGPWTGCAVMFLQSLCPGVNLLSLYKDREQGKFIVFKVIKLTLTDSAGGLGGYEILKVHDADPFLGVEVKFEDVAACQQFLESYSSGAVRQSLSQHACRLLALPQEFTVETQLKASTHILDLYLDKLELCLQHIHLSQPERLRDEEIDHLEQQLQTQALRPAPQSTPVPQEESPVPSNCFKFQNKVFEDRMLTATDVQSFSNGVGRQWKHVGRALGKGCRALKGPAIDNLAYEYEREGLYEQAYQLLSRFIQAEGRAAKLSRLVKALEDCKLTGLAENILDIQPRE, encoded by the exons ATGGCAGACAAGACCGTGGATGGTGGGCCATGGACAGGATGTGCGGTTATGTTTCTGCAGTCGCTCTGTCCTGGTGTGAACCTGCTCTCTCTCTACAAAGACCGAGAACAGGGAAAGTTCATCGTTTTTAAAGTCATCAAGCTGACACTTACAG ATTCTGCAGGAGGTCTGGGTGGTTATGAGATACTTAAGGTCCATGACGCTGATCCCTTTCTGGGGGTGGAGGTGAAGTTTGAGGATGTGGCAGCATGTCAGCAGTTCCTTGAGAGCTACAGCTCTGGAGCGGTGCGTCAGTCCCTCTCGCAACACGCATGCCGGCTTCTTGCACTCCCCCAAGAGTTCACAGTGGAAACTCAGCTCAAGGCCAGCACTCACATCCTGGATCTCTATCTGGACAAGCTGGAGCTTTGCCTGCAGCACATCCACCTGTCACAG CCGGAGCGCCTGCGCGATGAGGAGATTGATCATctggagcagcagctgcagactcAGGCCCTCCGCCCAGCCCCACAGTCGACCCCTGTCCCACAGGAAGAGTCTCCCGTCCCCAGCAACTGCTTCAAATTTCAGAATAAAGTCTTTG AGGACCGAATGCTGACGGCGACAGATGTTCAGAGCTTTTCTAACGGAGTGGGCCgtcagtggaagcatgtagggAGGGCCTTGGGGAAGGGCTGCCGGGCTTTGAAGGGTCCGGCCATAGACAACCTGGCCTACGAGTATGAGAGAGAAGGCCTGTATGAGCAAGCCTATCAGCTGCTCAGCCGCTTCATCCAGGCGGAGGGCAGAGCGGCCAAGCTGAGCCGGCTGGTCAAAGCACTGGAGGACTGCAAACTCACCGGCCTGGCTGAAAATATTCTGGACATACAGCCACGAGAGTAA
- the ogfod1 gene encoding prolyl 3-hydroxylase OGFOD1 isoform X2, whose product MASKRQPDESVKTDKKKKKKKTTCEETAELCSVVEDEQVKKTVREAWSQRSPCRQGDLELDCHPFPHCIIKNFLGSETFVENLQRELLELNFHEKSNDLYKFKQSDDLRKRTEPHIAGLRAALFGRFRSWLGEVLGVELEPTVDISCAKYEYTDVLLCHDDELEGRRIAFILYLVPPWQSSDGGTLDLYTTDSNFQPQSIVKSLIPSLNTLVLFEVSPVSFHQVSEVLTQDKCRLSLSGWFHGPSLERPPRHIEPPVPRSPHLPRDETLLLEWVNPVYLDISYQEQIQEEFEDSSEIQLKDFLKEEKFREVREALRLTQIQWTRRGPPNKRCYEAASLDTLPQCVSACWELLRSEAFFLLLSNFTGLRLHYLCPADDDDDNKDEEREDVLDGKAMGSSTESPSSANTSREKEPSTPVCCGELRRWSHGSYTLLHDAEAARAEYALDLVLPFCDWQSEFGGFTCYVANEEDEELLTVYPEDNSLALVYRDKETLKFVKHVNHKSSSGSANSSTYGAFYDFSFVYYE is encoded by the exons ATGGCGTCCAAACGACAACCGGATGAGAGTGTGAAAAcagacaagaagaagaagaagaagaagacgactTGTGAAGAAACAGCTGAACTTTGTTCAGTTGTGGAAGACGAGCAGGTGAAGAAGACTGTGAGGGAGGCGTGGAGCCAAAGGAGTCCCTGCAGACAGG GGGATCTGGAGTTGGACTGCCACCCTTTCCCTCACTGCATCATCAAGAACTTCCTCGGCAGCGAGACCTTCGTGGAGAACCTCCAGAGAGAACTGCTGGAGCTCAACTTCCACGAGAAGTCAAACGATCTGTACAAATTTAAACAG TCAGATGACTTGAGGAAGAGAACAGAGCCACATATCGCAGGACTGag GGCAGCACTGTTTGGGCGTTTCCGCTCCTGGCTCGGGGAAGTGTTGGGGGTTGAACTGGAGCCCACAGTGGATATTTCTTGTGCAAAATATGAATACACAG ATGTTCTTTTGTGTCATGATGATGAATTGGAGGGGAGGCGCATTGCTTTCATCCTGTATCTCGTGCCTCCATGGCAGAGCAGCGACGGGGGAACCCTCGATCTTTACACAACAGACA GTAATTTCCAACCGCAGAGTATAGTGAAGTCGCTCATACCCTCTTTGAACACGCTCGTCCTCTTTGAAGTTTCTCCAGTCTCCTTTCACCAA GTGTCAGAGGTTTTGACACAGGACAAATGTCGTCTGTCTCTGAGCGGCTGGTTTCACGGGCCGTCTTTGGAGCGTCCTCCTCGCCACATAGAGCCCCCCGTCCCACGGAGCCCACACTTACCGAGAGAT GAAACATTGCTGCTGGAGTGGGTCAATCCAGTGTACCTGGACATCTCCTACCAAGAGCAGATTCAGGAGGAGTTTGAGGACAGCTCTGAAATTCAGCTCAAAGATTTTCTCAAG GAGGAGAAGTTCAGGGAGGTGAGGGAAGCACTGCGACTTACTCAGATTCAGTGGACGAGGAGAGGTCCGCCTAATAAGAG ATGCTATGAAGCAGCCTCTCTGGATACCCTGCCtcagtgtgtgagtgcatgttgGGAGCTGCTTCGTTCAGAGGCTTTCTTCCTGCTTCTCTCCAACTTCACCGGCCTTCGATTGCACTACCTGTGTCCTGCTGATGATGACGATGACAATAAAGACGAGGAGAGAGAGGACGTACTCGACGGAAAGGCCATGGGGTCTTCGACCGAATCACCATCATCAGCAAATACGAGCAGagagaaag AGCCAAGCACACCTGTGTGTTGTGGTGAACTGCGTCGATGGTCTCATGGCAGCTACACTCTGTTGCATGATGCAGAAGCAGCGCGGGCAGAGTACGCTCTGGACCTTGTTTTACCTTTTTGCG ACTGGCAGTCCGAGTTTGGGGGCTTCACGTGTTATGTTGCTAATGAAGAGGATGAGGAG CTCCTGACAGTGTATCCAGAGGATAATTCCCTCGCCCTTGTCTACAGAGACAAAGAAACCCTCAAATTTGTCAAACATGTCAACCACAAAAGCTCCTCTGGTTCTGCTAACAGTTCTACCTACGGAGCATTTTATGACTTCTCTTTTGTGTactatgaataa
- the ogfod1 gene encoding prolyl 3-hydroxylase OGFOD1 isoform X1, translated as MASKRQPDESVKTDKKKKKKKTTCEETAELCSVVEDEQVKKTVREAWSQRSPCRQGDLELDCHPFPHCIIKNFLGSETFVENLQRELLELNFHEKSNDLYKFKQSDDLRKRTEPHIAGLRAALFGRFRSWLGEVLGVELEPTVDISCAKYEYTDVLLCHDDELEGRRIAFILYLVPPWQSSDGGTLDLYTTDSNFQPQSIVKSLIPSLNTLVLFEVSPVSFHQVSEVLTQDKCRLSLSGWFHGPSLERPPRHIEPPVPRSPHLPRDETLLLEWVNPVYLDISYQEQIQEEFEDSSEIQLKDFLKEEKFREVREALRLTQIQWTRRGPPNKRCYEAASLDTLPQCVSACWELLRSEAFFLLLSNFTGLRLHYLCPADDDDDNKDEEREDVLDGKAMGSSTESPSSANTSREKEPSTPVCCGELRRWSHGSYTLLHDAEAARAEYALDLVLPFCGADWQSEFGGFTCYVANEEDEELLTVYPEDNSLALVYRDKETLKFVKHVNHKSSSGSANSSTYGAFYDFSFVYYE; from the exons ATGGCGTCCAAACGACAACCGGATGAGAGTGTGAAAAcagacaagaagaagaagaagaagaagacgactTGTGAAGAAACAGCTGAACTTTGTTCAGTTGTGGAAGACGAGCAGGTGAAGAAGACTGTGAGGGAGGCGTGGAGCCAAAGGAGTCCCTGCAGACAGG GGGATCTGGAGTTGGACTGCCACCCTTTCCCTCACTGCATCATCAAGAACTTCCTCGGCAGCGAGACCTTCGTGGAGAACCTCCAGAGAGAACTGCTGGAGCTCAACTTCCACGAGAAGTCAAACGATCTGTACAAATTTAAACAG TCAGATGACTTGAGGAAGAGAACAGAGCCACATATCGCAGGACTGag GGCAGCACTGTTTGGGCGTTTCCGCTCCTGGCTCGGGGAAGTGTTGGGGGTTGAACTGGAGCCCACAGTGGATATTTCTTGTGCAAAATATGAATACACAG ATGTTCTTTTGTGTCATGATGATGAATTGGAGGGGAGGCGCATTGCTTTCATCCTGTATCTCGTGCCTCCATGGCAGAGCAGCGACGGGGGAACCCTCGATCTTTACACAACAGACA GTAATTTCCAACCGCAGAGTATAGTGAAGTCGCTCATACCCTCTTTGAACACGCTCGTCCTCTTTGAAGTTTCTCCAGTCTCCTTTCACCAA GTGTCAGAGGTTTTGACACAGGACAAATGTCGTCTGTCTCTGAGCGGCTGGTTTCACGGGCCGTCTTTGGAGCGTCCTCCTCGCCACATAGAGCCCCCCGTCCCACGGAGCCCACACTTACCGAGAGAT GAAACATTGCTGCTGGAGTGGGTCAATCCAGTGTACCTGGACATCTCCTACCAAGAGCAGATTCAGGAGGAGTTTGAGGACAGCTCTGAAATTCAGCTCAAAGATTTTCTCAAG GAGGAGAAGTTCAGGGAGGTGAGGGAAGCACTGCGACTTACTCAGATTCAGTGGACGAGGAGAGGTCCGCCTAATAAGAG ATGCTATGAAGCAGCCTCTCTGGATACCCTGCCtcagtgtgtgagtgcatgttgGGAGCTGCTTCGTTCAGAGGCTTTCTTCCTGCTTCTCTCCAACTTCACCGGCCTTCGATTGCACTACCTGTGTCCTGCTGATGATGACGATGACAATAAAGACGAGGAGAGAGAGGACGTACTCGACGGAAAGGCCATGGGGTCTTCGACCGAATCACCATCATCAGCAAATACGAGCAGagagaaag AGCCAAGCACACCTGTGTGTTGTGGTGAACTGCGTCGATGGTCTCATGGCAGCTACACTCTGTTGCATGATGCAGAAGCAGCGCGGGCAGAGTACGCTCTGGACCTTGTTTTACCTTTTTGCGGTGCGG ACTGGCAGTCCGAGTTTGGGGGCTTCACGTGTTATGTTGCTAATGAAGAGGATGAGGAG CTCCTGACAGTGTATCCAGAGGATAATTCCCTCGCCCTTGTCTACAGAGACAAAGAAACCCTCAAATTTGTCAAACATGTCAACCACAAAAGCTCCTCTGGTTCTGCTAACAGTTCTACCTACGGAGCATTTTATGACTTCTCTTTTGTGTactatgaataa